The bacterium genome contains the following window.
CGGGCGGCAACGGCGGCAACTATTTTGCTTTCCTGCGTCACAGCGAAGAGCTCTTGCACGGCTGGCAGCCGATCGACCCGGAGGCCTGAACTTCCGGCGCGGTACTCGGTTTTCTGGCCGGTTTCCTCTCGATTGCCGTACTGATTTTCGACACTCTTCTGACCAGCTGGATATCCGTGAATGCCAGGCGAGCGCTGCGTTCATCTGTTCAGGCCACGCCAGCAAGCTAGATGGTGATCCGGAGCTTCACCCGGCCGGGAGAAGCGGGAGAAGCGGGAGAAGGACGATCGTGCCCAGCAGTGATCTGAGAATACGGCCGTGGAAGTTCGACTACGCGCAGGCACTCGAGGAGGCGATCTTGGAGTCCGCCGCCGAACTGCGTCCTTGGATGCCCTGGTGCGTACCCGACTACGGCCCAAAGGAAACCCGGGCTTTTTTGGAAGCGACGATCAGAGGTCGGCAGGAAGGCACCAGTTACGAGTTCGCAGTATTCGACACGAACGAACTCCTGCTTGGAGCGTGCGGTCTCAATGGCGTCGATCTGTCGAACAAGCGAGCGAATCTCGGCTACTGGGTGCGCACTTCGCAGATGGGGAAGGGCATTGCCACGGCGGCCACTCTAGAAGTGCGCGACTGGGGTTTCGAGAATACCGATCTGGTGCGCATGGAAATCGT
Protein-coding sequences here:
- a CDS encoding GNAT family N-acetyltransferase; this translates as MPSSDLRIRPWKFDYAQALEEAILESAAELRPWMPWCVPDYGPKETRAFLEATIRGRQEGTSYEFAVFDTNELLLGACGLNGVDLSNKRANLGYWVRTSQMGKGIATAATLEVRDWGFENTDLVRMEIVVALGNRASQRVAEKAGAEREGVARRRLLLYGESHDTVVYSFIRSDQPDP